From Streptomyces sp. SAI-135:
CCGCCAGTCGGTGAACAGGCTGACGCTGTACGCCGCCGACATGACCGTCTCGAAGACCGCCGAGTCCAGCCCGGCGAGGGGGAGTTCGGTGAAGACGTACTGCTCCACGTCGAAGGAGGGCACCAGGTCCAGGGTGAGCGCGGTGACCACTCCGAGCGCGCCCAGGGAGGTGACCGCGCCGCCGAAGCGCGGGTCGTCGTCCCGGCCGATGGTCAGGGCCGAGCCGTCGGCCGTGATCAGCTCCACCGCCCGCACCGCCGAGGACAGCGGACCGTTGCCCACCCCCGAGCCGTGGGTGCCGGTCGCGACCGAGCCGGCCACCGAAATGTGCGGCAGCGACGCCATGTTGGGCAGCGCGAGGCCGTGGGCGCCGACCGTGCGCGCCAGTTCGGCGTACCGGACGCCGCCCGAGACCCGTACCGTACGGGCCGCGGTGTCCACGTCGATCACCGGCGGCAGACCGGCGATCGACAGCAGGACGCCCCCCGGACCCGGCTCGGCGATCTCGTTGAAGGAGTGCCCGCTGCCCAGCACCCGCACCCGCGTGCTGTCCGCGACCAGCGCTGCGATGGCGTCGAGCGAGTGGGGCCGGTGCAGTTCCCCGGCGGAGTAGGTGATGTTCCCCGCCCAGTTCGTGATCGTCTCCGACATGTCCGTCGTTCCTCCCGGGAGTGTGTATGCGTTGACCCTCTCATTTGCCGCGGCCTAACGTAGAGAGCGTTTTCTACAACATTTCGCCAGGTCTGGAGGACCCCCACCGTGCCCGAGCGACCCCAGGCGCTGTTCGCCATGACGGCCGAGAACGTGCCGCTCGTCTTCCCGCCCGAGGTGCTGGCGCGGTTGCGGGAGCACGTGGACATCGATCCCGCGCTGGTGGCCGAGGACCTCACCGACCCGGCGCTCGCGGACGTCCTGACCCGCACCGAGATCCTCGTGACGGGGTGGGGCTGTCCGCGCCTGGACGCGGCCGTCCTCGACGCGGCCCCGAAACTGCGGGCCGTCCTGCACTCGGCCGGCTCGGTCAAGGGCTTCGCCACCCCCGAGGTCTGGCGGCGCGGGATCGCGGTCTCCTCGGCCGCGGAGGCCAACGCGGTGCCCGTCGCCGAGTACACGCTCGCCGTGATCCTGCTCGCCGGCAAGGACGCCTTCGTGCGCCGCGAGCGGATGCGCGCAGAGCGGGCCTCTCCCGGCTGGGGGGTGGTGCCCGGCCTCGGCAACCACGGGCGGCGGGTCGGGGTGATCGGGGCCTCACGGATCGGGCGCAGGGTGATCGAGCTGCTGCGCCCCTTCGACCTCGCGGTGAGCCTGACCGACCCGTACGTCGACGAGGCGGCGGCAGCCGAGCTGGGGGTGCCCTTGGTGGGGCTGGCCGACCTGCTGCGCACCTCGCAGATCGTGACCGTCCACGCCCCGGAGACCCCTGAGACCCGGCATCTGATCGGCCGGCGCGAGCTGGCCCTGATGCCGGACGGGGCGGTCCTGGTCAACACCGCGCGGGGCAGTCTCGTCGACACGGACGCCCTCGTCGAGGAGCTCCGTACCGGCCGCCTCTCCGCGGTCCTGGACGTCACCGACCCGGAACCCCTGCCCGCCGACTCACCCCTGCACGATCTGCCGAACGCCTTCGTCACCCCCCACCTCGCGGGATCCCAGGGGAACGAACTGGCGCGCCTGGGCCTCGCGGTCGCCGAGGAGGCGCAGCGGCTCGTGTCCGGGGCGGGGCTCGCGTGGCCGGTGGACTTCGCCGAGCTGGAGCGGACGGCCTGAGCTGCGGATTTCGTTGTGTTTTCGGCTGCTGCAAGGGCCGGCGGGGCAGGAGACTGGTCCTGGCATCGCTGTGTCAGTAGCGTCCTGGTTCATGGCTCCTGACCAGCTTCCCGAGACCGATCTCACCCGCCACCGGCGCCTGCGCGAACAGGGCAGCCTGGACCGGGCCGACCTGGAGGCGATCCTCGACGCCGGGTTCGTCTGTCATCTCGGGGCCGTGGTCGAGGGGCGGCCGATGGTCGTGCCCACGGCGTACGGGCGGCACGAGCGACGGCTCTGTCCGCAGGGATCGGTGGCCAGCCGCAGCCTCGCCGGCGGTACGCCGGTCTGCTCACCCACGTCGACGGGCTGGTCCTCGCGCGGTCCGTCTTCGAGCACGGCGTCAACTACCGCAGCGCCATGATCCACGGCGAGGCCCGCAAGGTGACCGACCCCGAGGAGAAGCTGGAGGGCCTGCGCCGGCTCACCGAACACGCGGCGCCCGGGCAGTGGTCGTACGCCAGACGGCCGAGCCGGAAGGAACTCGCGGCCACCACCCTGCTCGCCCTCCGGCTCGACGAGGCCTCCGTCAAGATCCGCACCGGCGCGCCCGACGACGGAGACGGACCCGACGCCGAGCCGGGGCTGTGGGCGGGTGTGCTTCCGCTCACCTCGGTGTGGGGTGCACCCGTTCCGGGCCCGTTCCTGCCCGCACAAACCCCCGTACCTGGACATGTCGCACGCCGTGAGGGGACCCGGCACCGATGATGTCCGAGCGAGGGCATACCGTGAGGAGTCGTACGTCCGAACCGGGAGGAGACACGGGATGGGCAGCCGTACCGCGCTGGTCGAGGATCTGATGGAGCGGTTCCCGCAGGTTCCGCGGGAAGCCGTCTTCAAGGAGGACCTGTTGCGGGGTGGCGTGGCCTTCGACCCGTCCGCCCTCAGCGACAACGAATCAGGTGAGGTGAAGCCGAAGTCGTACTTCATCTTCTCCTTCGACCACGGCACCCTGCCGGAGCTGGGCGAGGCCGCGCTGCGCCGGCCGCCGGAGGAGATCATCCTCACCGGCGGCCCGTACGACCTGCGCAGGACCGTCGTCTCGGTGCGGGTCAACCCGGCCTCGCCCTACCGCGTCGCCGCCGACGACAGCGGCATGCTCGGGCTCTACCTCGACGGCAAGCGCATCGCCGACGTGGGCGTGCCGCCGATGCCGGAGTACTACCGGCACAAGCTCTCCAACGGCAAGTCCGTCATGGAGGTCGCCCCGACCATCCAGTGGGGCTATCTCATCTATCTGACCGTCTTCCGGGTGTGCCAGTACTTCGGCGCCAAGGAGGAGTGCCAGTACTGCGACATCAACCACAACTGGCGCCAGCACAAGGCGGCCGGGCGGCCGTACACCGGGGTCAAGGACGTCGAGGAGGTCCTCGAAGCCCTGGAGATCATCGACCGGTACGACACCGCGAAGGCGTCCACCGCCTACACGCTCACCGGCGGCGCGATCACCAAGACCGTCTCCGGCCGCGACGAGGCCGACTTCTACGGCCACTACGCCAAGGCCATCGAGGAGCGCTTCCCCGGCCGCTGGATCGGCAAGGTCGTCGCCCAGGCGCTGCCCCGCGACGACGTGCAGCGCTTCAAGGACTACGGCGTGCAGATCTACCACCCCAACTACGAGGTGTGGGACGAGTACCTCTTCAAGATGTACTGCCCGGGCAAGGAGCGGTACGTCGGCCGCGACGAGTGGCACAAGCGGATCCTGGACTCCGCCGAGGTGTTCGGCGCGCGCAATGTGATCCCCAACTTTGTCGCGGGCGTCGAGATGGCCGAGCCCTTCGGCTTCAAGACCGTCGACGAGGCCATCGCGTCCACCACCGAGGGCCTGCGCTTCTTCATGTCCAACGGCATCACGCCCCGCTTCACCACGTGGTGCCCCGAGCCGACGACCCCGCTCGGCAAGGCCAACCCGCAGGGCGCGCCGTTGGAGTACCACATCCGGCTGCTCCAGGCCTATCGCCAGACCATGGAGGACTTCGGCCTCTCCTCACCCCCCGGATACGGCCCGCCCGGACCCGGCCGTGCCGTCTTCTCCGTGAGCTCCTTCATGGACAGCCTCCCGGCCGCGCCGGAGCCGGCCGAGGTCTGATCCCTCCCGTACGACATCCCTCCCGTACGACGTCCCGCTCCGTACGACATCCCGCTCCGGGCGGCTTCCGCGGTTCCCGCGGCTGCCCGGAGCGGTGGCATGTCCGGTCCCGGCACGGCGTATTTTCCGTCACGGCTGGTTCTCGTGTGGCGGGATTGATACGTTCCCGGTTCCGGTCCGTACACAACGGTGTGACTCCGCGTGGCCCTGTGCCGTGTGGGGCTGGACCGAACCCTCGGTAACCGATTTGAATGGCCTGCTTGTCAGTTGTGTGGGAGACGTGAAAGGCTCCTGTCCTGCCGCGAGGTTCCCCCCAACTCCTTTGCCAGTATGGCGAGTTGACCTCGCTTTTGATGCAGGAGACCCATGCCCGACCTGCCGACCCCCCAGGACGCCGCCGAGGCCGCGCTGTTCTCCGAGTGCTGGGATGCCGTGCTGTCGTACGCCGATCTGTGCACGGCCGGCTCCGCCGCCGCCACCGAACTGGCCACGGAGGCGTTCTCCCTGGGCATGCGTGAGGCCCGCGAGGCGGAGGCCGCGGTCCGCGGCGCCGGCCGCCGTCCGGCCCGGCTGCCCCGAATACCCCTGCTGCTCACCGCAGTTCGCGTCACCGCGGCGGACTGGGAGATGCAGGGCCTCGGCCACCGTCTCGACCCCGATCTGCGGTTGTGGCTCAACTCCGACAAGGCCGCCCGCTACACCGGCCCCCCGCTCCAGCGCCCCATCGCCCTGCGCGGACTGCGCGACCTTCAGGCGGCGGACGCCGAACTGCTGTGGCTGGCCGAGGTGGAGGCGCTGCCGCTGCCCGTGGTGGCCCGCCGGCTCGGCCTCGACCCGGCCACCGTGGGTGACGAACTCGCCCAGGTGCGCGGCCTGTTCCGGGACCGCAGCCACCGCAACCACCTCGACATGCCGATGGACGCGCAGTGCCGCAGCTACGCCCGGCTGCTGGACGCCGTCACCCGCTCCACCTCCGGTGAGACCCCGGAGGACCTCTCCCGCCATCTCGCGCGTTGCCAGCAGTGCGCCGAGGCGGCCGCCTGTCTTCGGCTGCACGGCGGCGGCCTGCCCGCGGCCCTCGCGGGCGGTGTGATCGGCTGGGGCGGACTCGCGTATCTGGAGCGCCGCCGCCGGGCCGCCGAGGTGCGCCTCGGTGCCGGGCGCCCGCCGGCGCTGGAGGGCGCGCCCCCGAACCCCGGCGCCCACAAGGCGAAGGTCGTGCGCAACGGACTGCTCGTGGCCGCCGTCCTGGTCTCCCTGCTCGCCCTCGCCGTCTCGATGATGCCCGGCGACGACATGGAGAGCGGCGCCGCCCAACCAGGTGTCTCCACCGAGGGCGAGCCGGTGGCCAACCCCACCTCGTCCGTCCCGGCCGCCACCTCACGGGCGCCGGGCTCGGCGGGCACCCCCACGGCGCCCACGGGGAACCCGTCGGAGTCCACGGCTGCGAAGAACTCCGACCCCGAACCCCAGGGCACCTCCTCCGCAAGCGCCGAGGACCCGGGGCCCACCCGGAGCGTCACGCCGGCCTGCCGGGTCGAGTACTCCCTCGTCAACCAGTGGCCCGACGGCTTCCAGGCCGAGGTCACCGTCACCACCGCCGAGGCGCTCGACGACTGGCAGGTCACCTGGTCCTTCAAGGACGGCCAGAAGGTGACGCAGATGTGGGACGCGGACTTCAACCAGAGCGGCGCGAAGGTCACCGCGACCGCCGCCGACTACAACAAGTCGGTCCCCGCGGACGGTTCGCTCTCCTTCGGCTTCCTCGCCTCCTGGCAGAGCAGGAACGCCCCGGCGTACGGCTTCTCCCTCAACGGGCGGGAGTGCGTGAAGTCCTGAGGTGCACGCCCTGAGCGCAGGGGGCGGCGGGAGCATGCAACTCGTCCTACGGCGCCGCCCACAGCCCCCGCACATGACCGATGTGCCGGGTCATCACCTCGCGCACCGCCGGTTCGTCGCGGGCGACCAGCGCGTCGAGGAGTTCGAGGTGCTCCTCGGCGGAGGCCAGCAGGCGGCCGGACTTGACCAGGGGCGTGAGGCCGTAGAGCCGCGACCGTTTGCGGAGGTCGCCGACCACCTGGACCAGGTGCGCGTTGCCCGCGAGCGCGAGCAGGCCGAGGTGGAAGCGGGTGTCGGCCTCGACGTACGCGATGAGGTCACCGGAGACCGCCGCCTGGACGATCTCCCGGGCTGCCGGACGCAGCGCCTCCAGGGAGACCGGGTCGGCGGTCGAGGCCAGCTCCACGACGGTGGGGATCTCGATGAGCGAGCGGATGTGGGTGTACTCGTCGAGCTGCTCCTCGGAGACCGCGGTGACCCGGAACCCCTTGTTGGGGACGGTGTCGACCAGGCCCTCCTTGGCGAGGTCGAGCATGGCCTCGCGCACGGGCGTGGCCGACACACCGAAGCGGGCGGCGAGCGCGGGCGCCGAGTACACCTGCCCCGGGAGCAGCTCGCCCGCGATCAGCGCGGCCCGCAGGGCGTCGGCGACCCGCTCCCGGTAGCTGCTCTTCCTGCCGCCGAGGACGGGCAGGGCCGGGGTGCTGGATCGCTGGGCGGCCATGAGGGGCATCTCCTAGTGGTGCAATGTCACGCGGCACCCGGCATTATCCTCGACCCGCACGGGGCTCACAGGACGAAGCCCGCCGGGAACGGATCGGTCGGGTCGAGCAGGTACTGGGCCGTGCCGGTGATCCATGCGCGCCCGGTGAAGCTGGGCAGCACGGCGGGGCGGCCCGCCACCTCGGTGGTGCCGAGGAGCCGGCCCGTGAACCGCGTCCCGATGAAGGACTCGTTCACGAACTCGGTGTGCAGCGGGAGTTCACCGCGCGCGTGCAACTGGGCCATGCGCGCACTGGTGCCGGTGCCGCAGGGGGAGCGGTCGAACCAGCCGGGATGGATGGCCATCGCGTGCCGGGAGCGTCGGGCGGTGGCGCCGGGTGCGAGCAGATGGACGTGGTGGCAGCCGCGGATGGACGGGTCCTGCGGATGGACCGGCTCCTCCTCGGCGTTGATCGCCGCCATCAGGGACAGCCCCGCCCGCAGGATGTCGTCCTTGCGGTCCCGGTCGAAGGGCAGCCCGAACTCCTCCAGCGGCAGGATGGCGTAGAAGTTGCCGCCGTACGCCAGGTCGTACGTCACCGTCCGCCCGTCGGCCAGTGCGATCCTCCGGTCCAGGGCGACGGAGAAGGACGGCACGTTCCGGAGCGTGACGTGCTGCGCCCTGCCGTCCTGCACCGCGACCTCGGCGACGACCAGCCCCGCCGGGGTGTCGAGCCGGATCGTGGTGACCGGCTCGACGACCTCGACCATCCCGGTCTCCACCAGCACGGTCGCCACCCCGATGGTGCCGTGTCCGCACATCGGCAGATAGCCCGAGACCTCGATGTAGACGACACCCCAGTCGCAGTCCGGGCGGGTCGGCGGCTGGAGGATCGCGCCGCTCATCGCCGAGTGCCCGCGCGGCTCGTTCATCAGGAGCTGCTTGACGTCGTCGCGGTGCTCACGGAACCACAGCCGCCGCTCGTTCATGGTCGCGCCGGGAATCGTGCCGATCCCGCCGGTGACCACGCGGGTGGGCATGCCCTCGGTGTGCGAGTCGACGGCGTGCAGGACGAGTTTGCTGCGCATGACGCTCCTGGTGCTCGAAGGGACGGTACGAGACTCACACGAGCCCGGCCGCGACCGCCTTCTCGGTGGCGGCCCGCACGACGGCCTCCTGCTCGGGCAGCAGCGGGACCCGCGGCGGACGGCACTTCCCGCCGGGCCGGCCCACGATGTCCATCGACAACTTGATCGCCTGCACGAACTCGACCTTGGAGTCCCAGCGCAGCAACGGGTGCAACTGCTCGTACAGCTTCTTCGCGGTGGCCAGGTCGCCGCTCACCGCGGCCCGGTACAGCTCGACCGACGACCTGGGCAGCGCGTTCGGGTAGCCGGCCACCCAGCCCTTGGCCCCGGCGAGCGCCAGCTCCAGCAGTACGTCGTCGGCGCCGATCAGCAGGTCGAGTTCCGGGGCGAGTTCGGCGAGCTGGTAGGCGCGCCGGACGTCACCGGAGAACTCCTTGACCGCCCGGATGAACCCCTCCGCGTGCAGCTTGGCCAGCAGCTCCGGCACCAGGTCGACCTTGGTGTCGACGGGGTTGTTGTACGCCACGACCGGCAGGCCCGCCTTCGCGACCTCGGCGTAGTGTGCGAGCACGGACCGCTCGTCGGCGCGGTAGGCGTTGGGCGGCAGCAGCATCACGGAGGCACAGCCCGCGTCGCGCGCCTGCTCGGCCCAGCGGCGGGACTCCGCCGAGCCGTACGCGGCGACTCCCGGCATCACCCGCTCACCGCCGATCGCCGCCACGGCCGTCTTCACGACCTCGGCCCGCTCCTCGGGCGTCAGCACCTGGTACTCGCCCAGCGAGCCGTTCGGCACGACCCCGTCGCAGCCGTTCTCGACCAGCCAGGCGCAGTGCTCGGCGTACTGGTCGTGGCTCACGGACAGGTCGTCGTTCAGCGGCAGCGCGGTGGCGACGAGAACACCGCGCCAGGGGCGCAGGTCGGTGGTGGTCATACGGTTTCCCTCTCCTGGGGTGTTCATGGGGTGTTCATGAGGTGTGACATTGCACTGATCCCGGGGCCAGTGACGACCCTCTCCGGTCTACGCCGACTCCTCGCTCTCTCCGGCCCGCGCCAGCACGCCCAGCGGCACCGGCCGCGCGAACGGTCTGCGCCCCGCCGACTGCTCGCATCCGGCGATTCCGGCCACCCCGGGCCCGCACACCCGGCCCTGGCACCAGCCCATCCCGGCGCGCGTGAGCAGCTTCACGGTCCGCAGATCGCCGGCCCCCAGCTCCCGCACCGCCTCCCGCACCGCACCGGCCGGCACCTCCTCGCAGCGGCACACCACGGTCTCGTCGGTGACCTGTTCGGCCCAGTGCGCGGGCGGCGCGTACACGGAGTCGACGGCGGCGAAGAAGGCCCGCAGCCGCTCCCGGGTCCGCGCGGCGGCCGCCCACGAGGCCGGGTCCGGCGTCCGCCCGGCCAGCCGTGCCGCGATCGACCGCCCGGCGATGTGCCCCTCGGCGAGCGAGAGGGCGGAGCCGCCGATGCCGGTGGTCTCGCCCGCCGCCCACACGCCCGGCACGTCGGTGCGCTGCTCGTCGTCGACGTGCACGGCGGTCCCGTCGACGCGGCAGCCCAGCGCGTCGGCGAGGTCGGTGTGCGGCAGCATGCCGTGGCCCACGGCGAGGGTGTCGCAGTCGAGGCGCCGACGGGTGTCCGGGCGCACCCGTCCGTTCCGGTCGAGGGCCGCGACCGTCACCGCCTCCAGCCGCTCGGCGCCGTGCGCCGCCACGACGGTGTGGTGGAGGAACGTGCGCACCCGGTGCCGCAGCAACCGGCCCGCGTACCCGGCGCCTTCAACCACCTTGTCCGGTCGGGCCGCCAGCGCCCGGGACCGCCGTACGAACGCCGCCGGGTCGGCCGAGTCCACCAGCGCGGCCACCGTCGCGCCCGCCGCGGCGAGCCCGGTGGCGACGGGCAGCAGCAGCGGCCCGGTCCCGGCGACGACGGCGGTGCGGCCCGGCAGCACGAGTCCGCCCTTGAGCATGGCCTGCGCCCCGCCCGCGGTGACCACGCCGGGCAGGGTCCAGCCGGGGAAGGGCAGCACCTTCTCGTAGCCCCCGGTGGCGAGGAGGACGGCGTCGGCGTGCACCTCGGCCGCCTCGGCCTGCTCGGGGCCGGTGAGGGCGTGCACGGTGAGCCGGGCGGCGCCCCGGCGCTCCACGAACCAGACGTGATGGTCCGTCAAGTGCCGTACGGTGCCCGCCCGTACGTGGGTGCGGAGCCTGTCCCGGAGCCGCTCCCAGGTCCGCCACTGATGGTGCAGGGCCTGCGGGCGGCGGGCCCCGAGCCCCGGTGCGGGCTGCCGGTAGAACTGCCCGCCCGCCTCCGGCGCCGAGTCGATCAGTGTGACGCGGATGCCGCGGGCGGCCGCCGCGAGGGTGGCGGCGAGTCCGGCCGGGCCCGCGCCGATCACCGCCAGGCTGGGTTCACTCATCGTGGCCCGTCCCCTCCTGGGTGCGGATCGCGTCACCCGGCCGCAGGGGCACCAGGCAAGCGCGTTGGTTCGGGCGGTCGTTGACGGTCACCAGGCAGTCGAAGCAGACGCCGATGCCGCAGAAGATCCCCCGCGGGCGGCCCTCGCCCCGGGTGGTGCGCCAGGAGGTGACCCCCGCCGTCCACAGGGCGGCGGCGACGGTCTGGCCGGGCAGGGCCTCGACCTCCCGCCCGTCGAGCGTGACGGTGAAGGCGGGGCCGGGCTCGGCGCGCACCAGGTCCAGCGGATTCACGAGGCCTCCCGGGAGCCGGGCGAGGTGGCGGGCGAGGTGGCGGGTGAAGAGCCGGAGGTGTCGAAACGGTCGGGCCGGAAGGGCGCGAGATCCAGGGCAGGGGCCTGCCCGGTCAGCACCTGGGCGATCAACTGCCCCGTCCCGGTGGACAGTCCGATGCCCGCGCCCTCGTGGCCGCACGCGTGAAGCAGCCCCGGCACCCGCGGGTCGGGCCCGATCGCGGGCAGGTGATCGGGCATGTACGGCCGGAAGCCGAGATAGGCCCGCATCGCGTGCACCCGCTCCAGGAACGGGAACAGCCGGGTCGCGCCCGCCGCCAGCGCCCGCAGCGCGGGAAGCGACAACGAGCGGTCGAAGCCGACCCGTTCGCGGGTCGCGCCGATCAGGACGGGCCCCGCGGCCGTCCCCTCGACCACCGGCGAGGTCTGCAGGGCCGCCGAGTCGCTGGCCACGTCGGCCACGTAGTCGGCGGCGTACACCTTGTGGCGGACCAGGCGGGGGAGCGGCTCGGTGACGAGGACGAAGCCGCGCCGCGGAAGCACGGGCAGGTCCGCTCCCGCCAGCGCGGCCAGCTCACCGCCCCAGGTCCCGGCGGCGTTGACGACGTGCGGCGCGTGGATCTCCCCCCGGCCGGTCCGCACCCCGCGGACGGCACCGCCGGCCCCGAGCAGCACCTCGGTCACCGCCGCACCGGTGAACAGCCGGGCGCCCGAGGCCCGTAGGAGACGGGCGGCGGCGAGCGTCGGCATGACCTGCGCGTCCTGGGGATACAGCACGCCGCCCGCGAGCCCGGGGGCCAGGTGGGGCTCCAGTTCCCGCAGGCGGTCCGCGTCCACCCGCTCCGCCTCGACACCCGCGGCCCGCTGTCCGGTCGCGAGCTTCTCCAGGGCCTCAAGGCCGTCGGGGCCGGCGGCGACGACCACGCCGCCCTTGAGCTCGTACTCGATCGCGCCGCCGACCTCCTCCGCCAGGTCCGCCCACAACCGGCCGGACAGCAGGGCGAGTCCGAGCTCGGGGCCGGGCTCCTTGTCGGAGACCAGGAGATTGCCCTCACCGGCGCCGGTGGTGCCGCCGGCCACCGGGCCGCGGTCGACGACGATCACGTCGAGACCCGCCCGGGCGGCGTACAGGGCACAGGCCGCGCCCACCATCCCGGCGCCGACGACCACGACATCGCAGGTCAGTCGCTTGCTCACGTCAGTACTATGTCACATGGCGCACAGGGCGGGAACACCCCGACGGCCGATGGCCGCCGCCGGGCCCGCGGGCGTGGCCCCGGACGGGCGGTTCCCGTCAGCCCGTCAGTCGACCTCACCCGGGTCGGCGGACGGGGTCCGGCCCGCCTGGACGTCCTTCAGCCGGGCCGTGCCCAGCTTCACCGCCTGCTCGGTGCTGTCGCCGTCCACTCCGTCGAGGCCGCCGTTGGTGAGGGTGATGGCGTCCGTGCCCACCCGCACGGCCGCGACGTCGAGGGTGAGCGTGGCGGGCTCGCCGCCCGAGGTGCCCCGGACCGTGACCCGCAGCCCCTGACGGGCGTCGCCCTCCTTGGGCAGGGACCGCTCGGTCACCTGGACCGTGCGCTCGGCCCCGGAGTCGTCCGTCACCGTGAACTGGTCGCACTTGACCGGCAGGCTCTTCAGCCAGGAGAAGGAGCTGTCCAGCCCCGCCCTGTCGTAGGCGGCCACCTGGTACAGCAGCCGGGACGCACCCTCCTCGAAGCCGGTGAGCGCGGACGCCCCGGACGGCTTGCCCAGGAGATCGTCGCCGTAGAGCCGGTCGAGAAGCTTCTGGCAGTCGGCGGCGTCCGCCTTGCCGGTGATGAAGTCGGCGACGTCCACCTTGCCGACCAGCAGGCTGTCGCGCCAGGTGGCCGCGTTCTTGACCTGGCTCCAGTCGTCCTCCAGATCCGCCTCGGTCACCAGCGCGGCCCGCGCCCCGGCCGGGGTGAGCGCGGCCGGGGACGCCTGGGCGAGCGGCGAGGAGGAGATCTCCGTGGTGTCCGCGCGGCCCCGCCCGCTGTCGTCGCCGTCCGAACACGCGGATGTCGT
This genomic window contains:
- a CDS encoding D-arabinono-1,4-lactone oxidase translates to MSETITNWAGNITYSAGELHRPHSLDAIAALVADSTRVRVLGSGHSFNEIAEPGPGGVLLSIAGLPPVIDVDTAARTVRVSGGVRYAELARTVGAHGLALPNMASLPHISVAGSVATGTHGSGVGNGPLSSAVRAVELITADGSALTIGRDDDPRFGGAVTSLGALGVVTALTLDLVPSFDVEQYVFTELPLAGLDSAVFETVMSAAYSVSLFTDWRAPGFRQVWVKRRTDQPLADFAWAAPATEKMHPVPGMPAVNCTEQFGVPGPWHDRLPHFRAEFTPSSGAELQSEYLLPRAYAVEALHAVDGIRETVADVLQICEVRTVAADEQWLSPSYGRDTVALHFTWIADTAAVLPVVRRLEESLHDFEARPHWGKVFTTPAEVLRERYPRLGDFRKLARELDPEAKFANAFVGAVLAD
- a CDS encoding hydroxyacid dehydrogenase, yielding MPERPQALFAMTAENVPLVFPPEVLARLREHVDIDPALVAEDLTDPALADVLTRTEILVTGWGCPRLDAAVLDAAPKLRAVLHSAGSVKGFATPEVWRRGIAVSSAAEANAVPVAEYTLAVILLAGKDAFVRRERMRAERASPGWGVVPGLGNHGRRVGVIGASRIGRRVIELLRPFDLAVSLTDPYVDEAAAAELGVPLVGLADLLRTSQIVTVHAPETPETRHLIGRRELALMPDGAVLVNTARGSLVDTDALVEELRTGRLSAVLDVTDPEPLPADSPLHDLPNAFVTPHLAGSQGNELARLGLAVAEEAQRLVSGAGLAWPVDFAELERTA
- a CDS encoding radical SAM protein, giving the protein MGSRTALVEDLMERFPQVPREAVFKEDLLRGGVAFDPSALSDNESGEVKPKSYFIFSFDHGTLPELGEAALRRPPEEIILTGGPYDLRRTVVSVRVNPASPYRVAADDSGMLGLYLDGKRIADVGVPPMPEYYRHKLSNGKSVMEVAPTIQWGYLIYLTVFRVCQYFGAKEECQYCDINHNWRQHKAAGRPYTGVKDVEEVLEALEIIDRYDTAKASTAYTLTGGAITKTVSGRDEADFYGHYAKAIEERFPGRWIGKVVAQALPRDDVQRFKDYGVQIYHPNYEVWDEYLFKMYCPGKERYVGRDEWHKRILDSAEVFGARNVIPNFVAGVEMAEPFGFKTVDEAIASTTEGLRFFMSNGITPRFTTWCPEPTTPLGKANPQGAPLEYHIRLLQAYRQTMEDFGLSSPPGYGPPGPGRAVFSVSSFMDSLPAAPEPAEV
- a CDS encoding cellulose binding domain-containing protein; translation: MPDLPTPQDAAEAALFSECWDAVLSYADLCTAGSAAATELATEAFSLGMREAREAEAAVRGAGRRPARLPRIPLLLTAVRVTAADWEMQGLGHRLDPDLRLWLNSDKAARYTGPPLQRPIALRGLRDLQAADAELLWLAEVEALPLPVVARRLGLDPATVGDELAQVRGLFRDRSHRNHLDMPMDAQCRSYARLLDAVTRSTSGETPEDLSRHLARCQQCAEAAACLRLHGGGLPAALAGGVIGWGGLAYLERRRRAAEVRLGAGRPPALEGAPPNPGAHKAKVVRNGLLVAAVLVSLLALAVSMMPGDDMESGAAQPGVSTEGEPVANPTSSVPAATSRAPGSAGTPTAPTGNPSESTAAKNSDPEPQGTSSASAEDPGPTRSVTPACRVEYSLVNQWPDGFQAEVTVTTAEALDDWQVTWSFKDGQKVTQMWDADFNQSGAKVTATAADYNKSVPADGSLSFGFLASWQSRNAPAYGFSLNGRECVKS
- a CDS encoding GntR family transcriptional regulator, with product MAAQRSSTPALPVLGGRKSSYRERVADALRAALIAGELLPGQVYSAPALAARFGVSATPVREAMLDLAKEGLVDTVPNKGFRVTAVSEEQLDEYTHIRSLIEIPTVVELASTADPVSLEALRPAAREIVQAAVSGDLIAYVEADTRFHLGLLALAGNAHLVQVVGDLRKRSRLYGLTPLVKSGRLLASAEEHLELLDALVARDEPAVREVMTRHIGHVRGLWAAP
- a CDS encoding proline racemase family protein; the encoded protein is MRSKLVLHAVDSHTEGMPTRVVTGGIGTIPGATMNERRLWFREHRDDVKQLLMNEPRGHSAMSGAILQPPTRPDCDWGVVYIEVSGYLPMCGHGTIGVATVLVETGMVEVVEPVTTIRLDTPAGLVVAEVAVQDGRAQHVTLRNVPSFSVALDRRIALADGRTVTYDLAYGGNFYAILPLEEFGLPFDRDRKDDILRAGLSLMAAINAEEEPVHPQDPSIRGCHHVHLLAPGATARRSRHAMAIHPGWFDRSPCGTGTSARMAQLHARGELPLHTEFVNESFIGTRFTGRLLGTTEVAGRPAVLPSFTGRAWITGTAQYLLDPTDPFPAGFVL
- a CDS encoding dihydrodipicolinate synthase family protein, coding for MTTTDLRPWRGVLVATALPLNDDLSVSHDQYAEHCAWLVENGCDGVVPNGSLGEYQVLTPEERAEVVKTAVAAIGGERVMPGVAAYGSAESRRWAEQARDAGCASVMLLPPNAYRADERSVLAHYAEVAKAGLPVVAYNNPVDTKVDLVPELLAKLHAEGFIRAVKEFSGDVRRAYQLAELAPELDLLIGADDVLLELALAGAKGWVAGYPNALPRSSVELYRAAVSGDLATAKKLYEQLHPLLRWDSKVEFVQAIKLSMDIVGRPGGKCRPPRVPLLPEQEAVVRAATEKAVAAGLV
- a CDS encoding FAD-dependent oxidoreductase; this encodes MSEPSLAVIGAGPAGLAATLAAAARGIRVTLIDSAPEAGGQFYRQPAPGLGARRPQALHHQWRTWERLRDRLRTHVRAGTVRHLTDHHVWFVERRGAARLTVHALTGPEQAEAAEVHADAVLLATGGYEKVLPFPGWTLPGVVTAGGAQAMLKGGLVLPGRTAVVAGTGPLLLPVATGLAAAGATVAALVDSADPAAFVRRSRALAARPDKVVEGAGYAGRLLRHRVRTFLHHTVVAAHGAERLEAVTVAALDRNGRVRPDTRRRLDCDTLAVGHGMLPHTDLADALGCRVDGTAVHVDDEQRTDVPGVWAAGETTGIGGSALSLAEGHIAGRSIAARLAGRTPDPASWAAAARTRERLRAFFAAVDSVYAPPAHWAEQVTDETVVCRCEEVPAGAVREAVRELGAGDLRTVKLLTRAGMGWCQGRVCGPGVAGIAGCEQSAGRRPFARPVPLGVLARAGESEESA
- a CDS encoding (2Fe-2S)-binding protein, whose protein sequence is MNPLDLVRAEPGPAFTVTLDGREVEALPGQTVAAALWTAGVTSWRTTRGEGRPRGIFCGIGVCFDCLVTVNDRPNQRACLVPLRPGDAIRTQEGTGHDE